From a region of the Thermococcus sp. 21S7 genome:
- the hisIE gene encoding bifunctional phosphoribosyl-AMP cyclohydrolase/phosphoribosyl-ATP diphosphatase HisIE — translation MEELIEKVNWEKNGGIVPVVVQDTGGEVLTLAYMDREALRRTLQTGYAHYYSRSQGRVRMKGEVSGNVQRVREIKVDCDDDALLLIVEQKGPACHTGNYSCFYRKLGEPERVLPMDYSLTILRELEELIRKRKGKPVEGSYTSRLFQEGRERIYKKFGEEAVEVLVAETRERLIYETADMLYHLLVLLAYNDVSLGEVMAELRRRRG, via the coding sequence ATGGAGGAACTGATCGAAAAGGTCAACTGGGAGAAGAACGGCGGGATTGTTCCGGTCGTCGTTCAGGACACAGGGGGAGAGGTTCTCACCCTGGCGTACATGGACAGGGAAGCGTTAAGGAGAACCCTCCAGACCGGCTACGCCCACTACTACTCCCGCTCGCAGGGAAGAGTCAGGATGAAGGGCGAGGTGAGCGGGAACGTTCAGCGCGTTAGGGAGATAAAGGTTGACTGCGACGACGATGCACTTCTCCTAATCGTCGAGCAGAAAGGCCCGGCATGCCACACGGGGAACTACTCCTGCTTCTACAGGAAGCTGGGCGAGCCGGAGAGGGTTCTGCCCATGGACTACTCGCTGACCATCCTGCGGGAGCTTGAGGAGCTGATAAGGAAGAGGAAGGGGAAGCCCGTTGAGGGCTCATACACCTCAAGGCTGTTCCAGGAGGGCAGGGAGAGAATATACAAGAAGTTCGGCGAGGAAGCCGTCGAGGTTCTCGTCGCGGAAACCAGAGAGCGTCTGATCTACGAAACCGCCGACATGCTCTACCACCTGCTTGTCCTTCTCGCCTACAACGACGTTTCCCTCGGCGAGGTGATGGCCGAGCTGAGGAGGCGGCGGGGATGA
- the hisF gene encoding imidazole glycerol phosphate synthase subunit HisF: MLAKRIIAALDIKDGRVVKGIKFRNIRDAGDPVELAKRYESEGIDEIVFLDITASYEKRGILLELVERIAGEIYVPFTVGGGIRTVEEAREILKRGADKVFINTAAVERPELVREIAELIGSANLVVAIDAKWNGSFWEVYTHGGRKARGIDAVEWARRVEELGAGEILLTSMDTDGTKEGFDIPLTRAVAEAVEIPVIASGGAGKPEHFYEAFKAGAEAALAASIFHYGEYTVGELKGFLAERGIPVRLDY; the protein is encoded by the coding sequence ATGCTCGCGAAAAGGATAATCGCGGCGCTGGACATAAAGGACGGAAGGGTCGTCAAGGGAATAAAGTTCAGGAATATTCGCGATGCGGGTGACCCGGTCGAGCTGGCAAAGCGCTACGAGAGCGAGGGGATAGACGAGATAGTCTTCCTCGACATAACGGCGTCCTATGAGAAGAGGGGAATCCTGCTGGAACTCGTCGAGAGAATAGCCGGGGAGATATACGTCCCCTTCACGGTGGGAGGGGGCATAAGGACGGTTGAAGAGGCGAGGGAGATACTCAAGCGCGGTGCCGATAAGGTCTTCATCAACACCGCCGCCGTTGAAAGGCCCGAGCTCGTGAGGGAGATAGCTGAGCTCATAGGCAGTGCAAACCTCGTGGTGGCTATAGACGCCAAGTGGAACGGCTCCTTCTGGGAGGTCTACACCCACGGCGGGAGGAAGGCGAGGGGAATTGATGCAGTTGAGTGGGCTAGGCGTGTTGAGGAGCTCGGCGCCGGCGAGATACTGCTCACGAGCATGGACACGGACGGGACGAAGGAGGGCTTCGACATACCCCTTACGAGGGCCGTTGCAGAGGCAGTTGAGATTCCCGTGATAGCCTCGGGGGGAGCGGGAAAACCCGAGCACTTCTACGAGGCCTTCAAAGCCGGGGCGGAGGCGGCTTTGGCTGCGTCAATCTTCCACTACGGAGAATACACCGTCGGCGAGCTGAAGGGATTCCTTGCCGAGAGGGGAATCCCCGTGAGGCTGGACTACTGA
- the hisA gene encoding 1-(5-phosphoribosyl)-5-((5-phosphoribosylamino)methylideneamino)imidazole-4-carboxamide isomerase, whose product MEVYPAIDLMGGKAVRLYKGRRKDVKVYGDPVEIAERFAELVDKIHIVDLDGAFEGFPKNLHVVERIIRETGLRVQLGGGLRSYEAVAKAYEAGVENVIIGTKAFDLEFLRRITDDFDGITVSLDSMGGNVAVRGWLESGMEVKEAYELLRSYVNRFVYTSVERDGTLTGIEEIEMFWESEEFIYAGGVSSAGDLRRLAEIGFSGTIVGKALYEGLVSLEELLEVAKCSRKG is encoded by the coding sequence ATGGAGGTTTATCCGGCCATAGACCTCATGGGAGGAAAGGCGGTGAGGCTCTACAAGGGGAGGAGAAAGGACGTTAAGGTCTACGGCGATCCCGTTGAGATAGCGGAGCGCTTCGCCGAGCTGGTTGACAAAATCCACATCGTTGACCTCGACGGTGCCTTCGAGGGCTTCCCGAAGAACCTCCACGTCGTCGAAAGGATAATCCGGGAGACCGGGCTGAGAGTCCAGCTCGGAGGTGGCCTCAGGAGCTACGAGGCCGTGGCCAAAGCCTACGAAGCCGGGGTGGAGAACGTCATAATAGGCACGAAGGCGTTCGACCTGGAGTTCCTCAGGAGGATAACCGACGACTTCGATGGGATAACCGTCAGCCTGGACTCAATGGGCGGAAATGTTGCCGTCAGGGGCTGGCTTGAGAGCGGGATGGAAGTCAAAGAGGCCTACGAACTGCTGAGGAGCTATGTGAACAGGTTCGTTTACACCTCGGTCGAGAGGGACGGGACGCTGACCGGGATAGAGGAGATAGAGATGTTTTGGGAAAGCGAGGAGTTCATCTACGCCGGAGGAGTTTCGAGCGCCGGTGACCTGAGAAGGCTCGCCGAAATAGGATTTTCAGGGACCATAGTCGGAAAAGCGCTGTATGAAGGGCTCGTCTCACTTGAGGAGCTTCTGGAGGTGGCGAAATGCTCGCGAAAAGGATAA
- the hisH gene encoding imidazole glycerol phosphate synthase subunit HisH — protein sequence MRVIAIVDLGIGNLANVRKALGGVITSDPYEIEKAEKLVLPGVGNFGAVMERLKPLRGVILDAINEGKPFLGICLGLQLLFEGSEESPGKPGLGVFRGDVVRFLGVRTPHIGWNQLWKKKDCPLFEGIRNGAYFYFVHSYYARPSEEEIIAGVTDYGSKGKEVVFTSAVCRDNVYAVQFHPEKSGRNGLAVMRNFRGL from the coding sequence GTGAGGGTGATAGCGATAGTGGATTTAGGTATAGGAAACCTCGCCAACGTGAGGAAGGCTTTAGGGGGAGTCATCACGAGCGACCCCTACGAGATTGAAAAAGCAGAAAAGCTCGTCCTCCCCGGCGTCGGCAACTTCGGGGCGGTCATGGAGAGGCTCAAACCGCTGAGGGGGGTCATACTCGACGCGATAAACGAGGGGAAGCCCTTCCTCGGGATATGCCTCGGCCTCCAGCTCCTCTTCGAAGGGAGCGAGGAGAGCCCTGGAAAGCCCGGCCTCGGGGTTTTCAGGGGAGATGTGGTCAGGTTCCTGGGAGTTAGGACCCCGCACATCGGCTGGAACCAGCTGTGGAAGAAGAAGGACTGCCCGCTCTTCGAGGGAATCAGGAATGGGGCGTACTTCTACTTCGTCCACTCTTACTATGCCCGGCCGAGCGAGGAGGAGATAATCGCGGGCGTTACCGACTACGGGTCGAAGGGGAAGGAGGTAGTCTTCACATCAGCGGTCTGCAGGGATAACGTCTACGCCGTCCAGTTCCACCCGGAGAAGAGCGGGAGGAACGGGCTGGCAGTGATGAGAAACTTCAGGGGGCTCTGA
- the hisB gene encoding imidazoleglycerol-phosphate dehydratase HisB, producing the protein MNRKTRETDVTVELDAAGGIRTGDKVLDHLLTVLFFYMGREAKVRASYDLRHHLWEDVGITLGEELRSKLPERFARFGSAIMPMDDALVLVAVDISGRPYVSVELEFQEEEEGFEKALVREFLWGLARSLRATIHVKTLSGVNAHHVIEAVFKGLGVAFGKAIGESEKLESTKGLLEV; encoded by the coding sequence ATGAACAGGAAAACGAGGGAAACCGACGTAACCGTGGAGCTCGATGCGGCCGGAGGGATAAGGACGGGCGATAAGGTGCTCGACCACCTCCTCACGGTCCTCTTTTTCTACATGGGCCGGGAGGCGAAGGTTAGGGCCAGCTACGACCTCAGACACCACCTGTGGGAGGACGTCGGGATAACCCTCGGTGAGGAGCTGCGCTCAAAGCTCCCGGAGAGGTTCGCCCGCTTCGGAAGCGCAATAATGCCGATGGACGACGCTTTAGTCCTGGTCGCGGTGGACATATCGGGAAGGCCCTACGTGAGCGTCGAACTGGAGTTCCAAGAGGAAGAGGAGGGCTTCGAGAAGGCTCTGGTTAGGGAGTTCCTCTGGGGGCTGGCGCGTTCGCTGAGGGCAACGATCCACGTGAAAACGCTGAGCGGGGTTAACGCGCACCACGTTATCGAGGCGGTCTTCAAGGGGCTCGGTGTGGCCTTCGGCAAGGCCATCGGGGAGAGTGAGAAGCTGGAGAGCACGAAGGGCCTGCTGGAGGTGTGA